The Corvus moneduloides isolate bCorMon1 chromosome 25, bCorMon1.pri, whole genome shotgun sequence genome includes a window with the following:
- the APOA1 gene encoding apolipoprotein A-I has translation MRAVVLTLALLCLTGTQARSFWQHDDPQAPLDRLKDMLAVYLETVKASGKEAIAQFEASAVGKQLDLKLGENLDTLGAAAAKLREDVAPYYKEVQDMWLKDTESLRQELTKDLEEVKEKIKPFLDQFSAKWTEDLEQYRQRLAPLAQELKEISKQKVELLQQKLTPVAEEARDRLRGHVEELRKNVAPFSDELRQKLSQKLEEIREKGIPQAAEYQAKVVEQLGKLREKMTPLMQDFKERLTPYTESLKARFISLLEDLQKTVA, from the exons ATGAGAGCCGTGGTGTTGACCCTCGCCCTGCTCTGCCTGACGG GCACCCAGGCCCGCTCCTTCTGGCAGCACGATGATCCCCAGGCACCCCTGGATCGCCTCAAGGACATGCTCGCTGTGTACCTGGAGACAGTGAAGGCCAGCGGCAAGGAAGCCATTGCCCAGTTCGAGGCCTCCGCCGTGGGCAAACAGCTGGA CCTGAAGCTGGGCGAGAACCTGGACACGCTGGGCGCAGCCGCCGCCAAGCTGAGAGAGGACGTGGCCCCCTACTACAAAGAGGTGCAGGACATGTGGCTGAAAGACACCGAGTCCCTGCGCCAGGAGCTGACCAAGGACCTGGAGGAGGTGAAAGAGAAGATCAAGCCCTTCCTGGACCAGTTCTCTGCCAAGTGGACGGAGGATCTGGAGCAGTACCGCCAGCGCCTGGCTCCCCTCGCCCAGGAGCTGAAGGAGATCAGCAAGCAGAaggtggagctgctgcagcagaagctgaCCCCGGTGGCTGAGGAGGCGCGGGACCGTCTGCGCGGGCACGTCGAGGAGCTGCGCAAGAACGTGGCCCCCTTCAGCGATGAGCTGCGGCAGAAGCTGAGCCAGAAGCTGGAGGAGATCCGGGAGAAGGGCATCCCCCAGGCCGCTGAATACCAGGCCAAGGTGGTGGAGCAGCTCGGCAAACTGCGTGAGAAGATGACGCCCCTGATGCAGGACTTCAAGGAGCGCCTCACCCCCTACACCGAGAGCCTCAAGGCCCGTTTCATCAGCTTGCTGGAGGATCTCCAGAAGACCGTGGCCTGA
- the LOC116455663 gene encoding apolipoprotein C-III-like, whose translation MKASLLFLLACTAVLAVGARANTPEEPKALVQKVQELAQKATDMAKEAFSRVRESEAAQQARQWLSDSAELAKQRLVWLKEQLAELWKKTSAA comes from the exons ATGAAGGCGTCGCTGCTGTTCCTGCTCGCCTGCACGGCCGTCCTGGCGGTGGGAGCAA GGGCCAACACGCCCGAGGAGCCGAAGGCGCTGGTCCAGAAGGTGCAGGAGCTGGCCCAGAAAGCCACGGACATGGCCAAGGAGGCCTTCAGCAGGGTGCGGGAGTCGGAGGCGGCGCAGCAGGCCAG GCAGTGGCTGTCGGACAGCGCGGAGCTGGCGAAGCAGCGGCTGGTGTGGCTCAAGGAGCAGCTGGCGGAGCTCTGGAAGAAGACTTCGGCCGCGTAG
- the APOA4 gene encoding apolipoprotein A-IV, with protein sequence MAPKAAALVLVLLAISGSRADVNPDEVASVIWKYFTELGSNAKDTVDQLQQTEISKQLNTLLKSNLQSVSAYAEDLQERLVPFATELQARLAQDSQRLKEQIRRELQELQAKLAPYADEVHQQIGTNIRQLQAKISPYAEELRSQVDRSAGELQRALEPYAAELRERLQDNAESVRASLSPYADRLQQQIDGGVESLKERLSPVADELKAQVEQSVAELRRGLSPYAQEVQDGLNRQLESLTLQMERAAEELRTRLAASSEELRAQLSPLARELREAASGDAESLRQRLALLAQQLDQRVGQTLEAFRQQAAPFGDTFGKQLVQRLEEMRGKLESGTAGVEDHLELLEKEVREKVAAFLSTVPPPQN encoded by the exons ATGGCGCCGAAGGCAGCCGCCCTTGTCCTGGTTCTCCTTGCGATCTCAG GGTCACGGGCTGATGTGAACCCTGACGAGGTGGCCAGCGTGATCTGGAAGTACTTCACGGAGCTGGGCAGCAATGCCAAGGACACGGTGGACCAGCTGCAGCAGACTGAGATCAGCAAGCAGCTCAA CACCCTGCTGAAGAGCAACCTGCAGAGCGTCAGCGCCTACGCGGAGGACCTGCAGGAGCGGCTGGTGCCCTTTGCCACGGAGCTGCAGGCGCGGCTGGCGCAGGATTCCCAGCGGCTGAAGGAGCAGATCCGgcgggagctgcaggagctgcaggccaAGCTGGCGCCCTACGCCGACGAGGTGCACCAGCAGATCGGCACCAACATCCGCCAGCTGCAGGCCAAGATCAGCCCCTACGCCGAGGAGCTGCGCTCCCAGGTGGACCGCAGCGCCGGGGAGCTGCAGCGGGCACTGGAGCCCTACGCGGCCGAGCTGCGGGAGCGGCTGCAGGACAACGCCGAGAGCGTCCGGGCCTCCCTCAGCCCCTACGCCGAccggctgcagcagcagatcGACGGCGGCGTGGAGAGCCTGAAGGAGCGGCTGTCGCCCGTGGCAGACGAGCTGAAGGCGCAGGTGGAGCAGAGCGTGGCCGAGCTGCGGCGCGGGCTCAGCCCCTATGCCCAGGAGGTGCAGGACGGCCTCAACCGGCAGCTGGAGAGCCTGACCTTGCAGATGGAGCGGGCGGCCGAGGAGCTGCGCACCCGCCTGGCTGCCAGCTCCGAGGAGCTGCGTGCCCAGCTGAGCCCGCTGGCACGGGAGCTGCGGGAGGCGGCGAGCGGAGACGCCGAGAGCCTGCGGCAGCGCCTGGCtctcctggcccagcagctgGACCAGCGCGTGGGGCAGACGCTGGAGGCCTTCCGGCAGCAGGCGGCTCCCTTCGGAGACACCTTCGGGAAGCAGCTGGTGCAGCGGCTGGAGGAGATGCGCGGGAAGCTGGAGTCGGGCACTGCCGGCGTGGAGGatcacctggagctgctggagaaggaggtgCGGGAGAAGGTGGCTGCTTTCCTCAGCACCGTCCCACCCCCACAGAACTAA
- the APOA5 gene encoding apolipoprotein A-V yields MLLKAALLLSLLATCPVSPAKPAQSGFWEYLSQLTGDKDSLEHGQSKLGKDIMNLKESIQDGVSYMGDFLEKLSPLNRGLQPRLYQDSDSLRKVIRRELDSLRVKLSPYVDEVHQQVGKHLDDLRQQLQPFTEELLDQVSLRARELRRHLMPSREVTAQLLDGADELQRFMAHYTDKIAFHTDQVKDIFHPYTDRLLTEIHRNVEELHRSVAPHARASPEQLNQHIQELSAKLTRNARDLHQQIQKNLEQLKAKLSLYPGSPGEPAAPPGRYREALAREVQRRVEEFRQDTYAQIQAFTRALDQETEEMRLKLSARPDPPEEPLDAPPPPLEDLRARLDALWRDLALSLSERGGEGPGEAQAGPGGAAGPGRLRG; encoded by the exons ATGCTGCTGAAGGCTGcactgctcctctccctcctggcCACCTGCCCAG TGTCCCCGGCCAAGCCGGCGCAGAGCGGCTTCTGGGAGTACCTCAGCCAGCTGACGGGTGACAAGGACAGCCTGGAGCACGGCCAGAGCAAGCTGGGCAAGGACATCAT GAACCTGAAGGAAAGCATTCAGGATGGGGTCAGCTACATGGGCGACTTCCTGGAGAAGCTGTCACCCCTCAACAGGGGCCTCCAGCCGCGGCTCTACCAGGACTCGGACAGCCTGCGCAAGGTCATCCGCAGGGAGCTGGACAGCCTCAGGGTGAAGCTGTCCCCGTACGTGGACGAGGTGCACCAGCAGGTCGGGAAGCACCTGGACGACCTgcggcagcagctgcagccgtTCACGGAGGAGCTCCTGGACCAGGTGTCCCTGCGGGCCCGGGAGCTCCGGCGGCACCTGATGCCGAGCCGGGAGGTGACGGCACAGCTCTTGGACGGCGCCGACGAGCTCCAGCGCTTCATGGCTCACTACACCGACAAGATCGCCTTCCACACGGACCAGGTGAAGGACATCTTCCACCCGTACACGGACCGGCTGCTGACCGAGATCCACCGCAACGTGGAGGAGCTGCACCGCAGCGTGGCCCCGCACGCCCGCGCCAGCCCCGAGCAGCTCAACCAGCACATCCAGGAGCTGTCGGCCAAGCTGACCCGCAACGCGCGGGACCTGCACCAGCAGATCCAGAAGaacctggagcagctgaaggcGAAGCTGAGCCTGTaccccggcagccccggggagCCCGCGGCGCCCCCGGGCCGCTACAGGGAGGCGCTGGCGCGGGAGGTGCAGCGGCGCGTGGAGGAGTTCCGGCAGGACACGTACGCCCAGATCCAGGCCTTCACCCGGGCGCTGGACCAGGAGACGGAGGAGATGCGGCTGAAGCTCAGCGCCCGCCCGGACCCGCCCGAGGAGCCGCTGGacgcgccgccgccgcccctgGAGGACCTGCGCGCCCGGCTGGACGCGCTGTGGCGGGACCTGGCGCTGAGCCTGAGCgagcggggcggggaggggcccGGGGAGGCGcaggcggggccgggcggggcggcggggccggggcggctccGGGGCTGA
- the ZPR1 gene encoding zinc finger protein ZPR1 — protein MSALGAMEAAAGPGPGPGAGPGGSLFRPLSAEDGEQQPAEIESLCMNCFRNGVTRLLLTRIPFFKEIIVSSFSCDSCSWSNTEIQSAGRIQEQGVRYTLAVASRQDMNREVVKTDCASARIPELDFEIPAFSQKGVLTTIEGIIDRAVAGLEQDQPARRATDKEVARKIDEFIGKLRQLKEVNSPFTFILDDPSGNSFVENPHAPQRDEALVVTHYRRSPQQSALLGLEGEEVDAKPRDAAEDLRDEVLQFNTNCPECNAPASTNMKLVQIPHFKEVIIMATNCDSCGHRTNEVKSGGAIEPRGTRITLRITDPSDMTRDILKSETCSVEIPELEFELGMGALGGKFTTLEGLLKDIRDLVEKNPFTLGDSSTPSRTGKLQEFIGKLQDIIEGKTQAHVIMDDPAGNSYLQNVYAPEEDPELRVQRYERTFEQNEELGLNDMRTEGYETEVASGR, from the exons ATGTCGGCGCTGGGGGCCatggaggcggcggcggggccggggccggggccgggcgcggggcccGGGGGATCCCTGTTCCGACCCCTCAGCGCCGAGGACGGCGAGCAGCAGCCCGCAGAGATCGAGTCCCTGTGCATGAATTGCTTCCGCAAC GGAGTGACGCGGCTCCTGCTCACCAGGATCCCCTTCTTCAAAGAGATCATCGTCAGCTCCTTCTCCTGCGACAGCTGCTCCTGGTCCAACACGGAGATCCAGTCAGCGGGCAGGATCCAGGAGCAGGGTGTGCGCTACACCCTGGCCGTCGCCTCCCGCCAG GACATGAACAGGGAGGTGGTGAAGACCGACTGTGCCTCAGCTCGAATTCCAGAGCTGGACTTTGAGATCCCTGCCTTCAGCCAGAAGGGAG TCCTCACCACCATCGAGGGCATCATTGACAGAGCTGTGGCAGGCCTGGAGCAGGACCAGCCCGCCCGCAGG GCGACCGACAAGGAGGTGGCCAGGAAAATAGACGAGTTCattgggaaactgaggcagctgAAAGAAGTCAATTCCCCCTTCACCTTT ATCCTCGACGATCCCTCCGGGAACAGCTTTGTGGAGAACCCCCACGCGCCGCAGAGGGACGAGGCTCTGGTGGTCACTCACTACAGGAGGAGCCCCCAGCagtctgctctgctgggactgGAG ggagaggaggtggaTGCAAAGCCGCGGGATGCTGCCGAGGACCTGAGGGATGAG GTCCTGCAGTTCAACACCAACTGCCCCGAGTGCAACGCCCCGGCCAGCACCAACATGAAGTTAGTGC AAATCCCACACTTTAAGGAAGTGATTATCATGGCCACCAACTGTGACTCCTGTGGGCACAGGACCAACGAG GTGAAGTCTGGAGGAGCCATTGAACCGCGAGGCACCAGGATCACCCTCCGCATTACGGACCCTTCCGACATGACCAGGGATATCCTGAAG TCGGAGACGTGCAGCGTggagatcccagagctggagttTGAGCTGGGCATGGGAGCGCTGGGGGGGAAGTTCACCACgctggaggggctgctgaaGGACATCCGTGACCTG GTGGAGAAGAACCCCTTCACTCTGGGAGACAGCTCCAcacccagcaggacagggaagctgcaggagTTCATTGGGAAGCTGCAGGAC ATCATAGAGGGGAAGACCCAGGCTCACGTCATCATGGATGACCCTGCAGGCAACAGTTACCTCCAG aACGTGTACGCCCCGGAGGAGGACCCGGAGCTGCGCGTGCAGCGCTACGAGCGCACCTTTGAGCAGAACGAAGAGCTGGGCCTGAACGACATGAGAACAGAGGGCTACGAGACAGAGGTGGCCTCGGGCCGGTAG